A window from Verrucomicrobiota bacterium encodes these proteins:
- a CDS encoding ATP-binding protein has protein sequence MLGSLFAVGLISRLTTGEILPSDPKSSLIFQNALLLIVLGSALLEHHFTKPADSAVNGLMAMLTLVPVYGLPSKLIWWLVFLYCGIVCVFAMTCVAVSSGPTLTGWRKRIADLTKQPSVIFGKSRVLYSVVFIYAVISFYGVQSKQTAILVLFWGAFIALWPLGVPELLSAFSAQRSGFTVIGRVVRTDAPNIIHATIESDSKWDRTAVKVLQQGDGKQRYVLPLFCQSKDNQILGTGLCLADVDSPLKGLEPSCLYEPVSLDKTAEQLLGGGKDSRLVGFVDQESTIAQLRFHTWNPTDCKEGMLTWAEVGSERVFYQITEGLTEEENLETDRHGYQIATASQLGTLNPEKGFEKFGWLPAMNTPVFAVPKGFGADMVRIDETDFKYGNVPETSISVTGAFADMLEYHTAILGVTGSGKTELAFDLLRHALTHETKVICIDLTARYAGRLNDLNPHDLSITPALSADLGRKLGEVETTPFPALADKKKILNEFSEQLRKDVSKKMSDFLTSPENDKKLGIITLNEISNTKVTLLVTEFYLTSLLSFARDNPNTCPRVLLVVEEAHTVIPETTTMGLGDNDSKGLVAKIAQIALQGRKYQVGLLVIAQRTANVSKTVLTQCNTIVSFSCFDDTSLGFFKNFYGQTHTAAIPNLQFLQAVAFGKGVKCQRPIIFQVPFDEKKAALGKRKETKKVNVVVT, from the coding sequence TTGTTGGGCAGCTTGTTTGCCGTCGGTTTAATCTCTCGGCTTACAACGGGTGAAATTCTTCCGTCCGATCCGAAAAGCTCCCTCATTTTTCAAAATGCCCTGCTTTTGATCGTCCTCGGTTCGGCCCTTTTGGAACATCATTTCACCAAGCCAGCGGATTCTGCTGTCAACGGCCTAATGGCTATGCTGACCCTTGTGCCAGTTTATGGACTGCCAAGCAAACTGATCTGGTGGCTTGTGTTCCTTTACTGCGGGATTGTTTGCGTCTTTGCCATGACATGCGTTGCCGTAAGTTCCGGCCCAACACTCACGGGCTGGCGAAAACGGATTGCTGATTTGACCAAGCAGCCTTCTGTGATTTTCGGCAAATCCCGTGTGCTCTACTCGGTGGTTTTCATATACGCGGTGATCTCATTTTATGGAGTGCAATCAAAACAGACGGCGATCTTGGTTCTTTTCTGGGGTGCTTTTATTGCACTCTGGCCACTAGGTGTTCCGGAATTGCTATCTGCTTTCAGTGCGCAGCGCAGCGGCTTCACGGTAATTGGGCGAGTCGTCAGAACGGACGCGCCGAATATCATCCATGCGACGATTGAGTCCGACTCCAAATGGGATCGCACGGCCGTAAAAGTTCTGCAACAAGGTGACGGAAAACAGCGTTACGTTCTTCCCCTGTTCTGCCAGTCAAAAGACAACCAGATTCTTGGGACTGGTCTTTGTTTGGCCGATGTTGATAGCCCGTTAAAGGGTCTTGAACCGAGTTGCCTTTACGAACCAGTTTCATTGGACAAAACCGCCGAGCAGCTTCTTGGTGGAGGTAAAGACTCGCGTCTCGTGGGATTTGTAGATCAAGAGTCAACGATTGCCCAACTGCGCTTCCATACTTGGAATCCCACCGATTGCAAAGAAGGCATGCTGACTTGGGCGGAAGTCGGAAGCGAGCGCGTTTTCTACCAAATTACCGAAGGTCTTACCGAGGAGGAGAATTTGGAAACCGACCGCCACGGCTATCAGATTGCCACGGCCTCACAACTCGGAACGCTGAATCCCGAAAAGGGCTTTGAAAAATTCGGCTGGCTTCCCGCCATGAACACGCCCGTCTTCGCAGTGCCTAAAGGATTTGGAGCGGACATGGTTCGCATTGACGAAACCGACTTCAAATACGGGAACGTGCCAGAGACTTCGATCAGTGTCACCGGTGCGTTTGCTGACATGCTTGAGTATCACACTGCGATTCTTGGCGTCACTGGCTCTGGCAAGACTGAGCTTGCCTTTGATCTCTTGAGACACGCGTTGACTCACGAAACCAAGGTAATTTGCATTGACCTGACGGCGCGATATGCCGGTCGCTTAAATGATCTGAACCCACATGACCTCTCTATTACGCCCGCGTTGTCCGCTGATCTGGGGCGAAAGCTGGGGGAAGTTGAAACGACACCCTTTCCTGCTTTAGCAGATAAGAAGAAAATCCTTAACGAGTTTTCAGAACAGTTGCGCAAAGATGTATCGAAGAAGATGTCGGATTTTCTGACGTCCCCTGAAAACGATAAGAAGTTGGGGATTATCACTCTAAACGAAATCTCGAACACCAAAGTCACGTTACTCGTTACCGAGTTTTACCTAACTTCCTTACTCAGCTTCGCGCGTGATAACCCCAACACGTGTCCGCGTGTGTTGCTTGTTGTCGAAGAGGCACACACAGTTATCCCGGAAACCACAACGATGGGACTTGGTGACAACGATTCAAAAGGACTCGTGGCAAAAATCGCGCAGATTGCACTACAAGGTCGCAAGTATCAGGTCGGTCTGCTTGTGATCGCTCAACGCACTGCCAACGTCAGCAAGACAGTTCTAACGCAGTGCAACACGATTGTGTCTTTCTCCTGTTTTGATGATACGAGCCTAGGCTTCTTCAAAAACTTTTACGGCCAGACACACACCGCCGCGATTCCGAATCTCCAATTTCTTCAGGCTGTTGCGTTCGGGAAAGGTGTTAAGTGCCAGCGTCCGATTATTTTCCAAGTTCCCTTTGACGAGAAGAAAGCTGCTCTCGGCAAGCGTAAAGAAACCAAAAAGGTAAACGTGGTGGTGACATGA
- a CDS encoding DUF1883 domain-containing protein has product MNYLHYDLNLGANDVVVVTLDKQANVQLLDESNFSRYKRGESFSYHGGLVKQSPFRLKAPHAGRWHLTVDLGGYSGTVRAGVEVERH; this is encoded by the coding sequence ATGAACTATCTACATTACGATTTGAATCTCGGAGCAAACGATGTTGTCGTGGTAACTCTCGACAAACAAGCCAACGTGCAATTGCTGGATGAATCGAACTTTTCACGATACAAGAGAGGAGAGTCATTCAGCTACCACGGCGGTTTAGTTAAGCAATCACCGTTTCGTTTGAAAGCGCCCCACGCGGGGCGTTGGCATTTGACCGTTGATTTGGGTGGGTATAGCGGGACAGTCCGCGCTGGCGTTGAGGTAGAAAGGCACTGA